The following coding sequences lie in one Bifidobacterium sp. ESL0690 genomic window:
- a CDS encoding HNH endonuclease family protein: MILLVAACFIGIATGLVLPKVSKPLAQMTGQYVATGPVAQVLATLPVDDHPSTRGYDRDAFAYNTTDDDGDGCTIRDDILKRDMTAIRYKAPSRCQVKTGALQEPYTGKSIRFVRGKQTSAAVQIDHVVALENAWQSGASQWDAATKQQYGNDAYNLLAVDGPANQQKGSASAAYWLPANRKFRCAYVARQVGVKQKYNLTVTTSEKEAISKVLRTCPAQQIPKR, from the coding sequence GTGATTTTGCTGGTAGCTGCTTGCTTTATCGGGATTGCGACCGGATTGGTGCTGCCGAAAGTGAGCAAGCCGCTTGCTCAGATGACCGGCCAGTACGTGGCGACCGGTCCGGTGGCCCAGGTATTGGCGACCTTGCCGGTTGACGATCACCCGAGCACTCGCGGTTACGACAGAGATGCGTTCGCTTACAACACCACCGACGACGACGGTGACGGCTGCACCATCCGCGACGACATCCTCAAGCGCGACATGACCGCCATCAGGTACAAAGCCCCAAGCCGATGTCAGGTCAAAACCGGTGCTTTACAGGAGCCATACACCGGCAAATCCATCCGTTTTGTGCGTGGCAAACAGACGAGTGCCGCGGTGCAAATCGACCATGTGGTGGCGCTGGAGAACGCCTGGCAGTCGGGCGCGAGCCAGTGGGATGCGGCCACGAAACAGCAATATGGCAATGATGCTTACAACTTGCTGGCTGTCGACGGCCCCGCCAACCAGCAGAAGGGTTCCGCTTCGGCCGCTTACTGGCTTCCCGCCAATCGCAAGTTCCGTTGCGCCTACGTCGCCCGTCAGGTCGGCGTGAAGCAAAAATACAATCTCACGGTAACCACCTCCGAAAAGGAGGCCATCTCCAAAGTCCTGCGAACCTGTCCCGCACAACAGATTCCAAAACGGTGA
- a CDS encoding sugar transferase, with translation MTMNDDANRLNNGLIPSSSDGAVKQRTHSKLCRSISSSQNQNGKKGSPESKDFFDGSYFSANESKLKGKALFDYSQPSWAYLYTSCLVVLDVLMTIIGSIITFLIYPDSRFYLQRRAPHNNAILEFILLAICAWIISLLICEAYSRHVMGEGYELYSKILKAALIDFVMICTLGYILKLDIPRSLAFGVPLFTGCLTLLERWLMRRALHYSRRKGEFVYSTILIGSPKAIHQVCKQLQEDSGIGYKPIAVCPVALDKSEKSAQSNTQHLISTPFIPENEEEAKLKVLSVNSHLAETAKIFKAHTVLITDVLSHNSETTRTLSLAVESMGIELAIATSVADLGGASLHFRNDPNMPVLTAKLPQYTTRARILKRVMDIALSIVAIILTGIPMILIAYMIHREDKGPVIFSQKRIGILGRPFIMYKFRSMRPDAEELKAKLAKENGLQDRFIFKMKDDPRITKFGHFIRKTSLDELPQFFNVLKGDMSLVGPRPPLPEEVAKYDTLYSSRLLVKPGITGPWQVSGRSALNKEQSEFADVSYIQNWSFTGDIAILLKTVMVMIRGTGM, from the coding sequence ATGACGATGAACGATGACGCAAATCGCCTAAATAATGGGCTCATTCCCTCATCTTCTGATGGTGCAGTCAAGCAAAGAACTCATTCCAAATTATGCCGTTCGATTTCCTCGTCGCAAAACCAAAACGGGAAAAAGGGATCACCCGAGTCCAAAGATTTTTTCGACGGCTCGTACTTTTCTGCGAATGAATCGAAATTAAAGGGTAAAGCTCTTTTCGATTACTCACAACCTTCTTGGGCTTATTTATATACTTCTTGTCTTGTTGTTCTCGATGTCTTGATGACGATTATTGGATCGATAATCACCTTCCTTATTTATCCTGACAGCCGCTTTTATTTGCAACGCCGCGCACCACACAACAACGCGATTCTGGAATTCATCCTGCTCGCCATATGCGCGTGGATTATCAGTCTGTTGATATGCGAAGCCTATTCACGGCACGTCATGGGCGAAGGGTACGAACTATATAGCAAAATTCTCAAAGCAGCCTTAATCGACTTCGTCATGATTTGTACGCTTGGTTATATTCTCAAACTTGATATTCCACGTTCTTTGGCTTTTGGCGTCCCCCTGTTTACCGGTTGCCTGACACTGCTGGAACGTTGGCTCATGCGCCGTGCCCTTCACTACAGTCGCAGAAAAGGCGAATTTGTCTATTCGACCATCCTCATCGGCTCACCAAAGGCGATTCATCAAGTTTGCAAACAACTGCAAGAGGATTCAGGCATCGGATACAAACCGATAGCTGTATGTCCCGTGGCTCTTGACAAATCAGAGAAATCCGCACAATCAAACACCCAACATCTCATATCGACTCCCTTCATTCCAGAAAATGAAGAGGAAGCCAAATTGAAGGTCCTTTCGGTAAATTCCCATCTTGCGGAAACGGCCAAAATTTTCAAGGCCCATACGGTCCTCATCACCGACGTGCTTTCGCACAATTCGGAAACGACACGCACGTTGTCGTTGGCAGTCGAATCGATGGGCATCGAACTCGCCATCGCTACTTCTGTGGCCGATCTTGGCGGGGCTTCCCTCCATTTCCGCAATGATCCGAACATGCCTGTATTAACGGCAAAATTGCCACAATACACGACACGGGCACGCATACTCAAACGCGTAATGGACATTGCCCTTTCAATCGTCGCCATCATCCTCACTGGCATTCCGATGATTCTTATCGCTTATATGATCCATCGGGAAGATAAGGGACCAGTGATTTTTTCACAAAAACGAATCGGTATTTTAGGCCGACCCTTCATCATGTATAAGTTCAGATCAATGCGTCCCGACGCAGAGGAACTGAAAGCGAAACTCGCTAAAGAAAACGGATTGCAGGACCGATTCATTTTCAAGATGAAGGATGATCCGCGAATCACCAAATTCGGACATTTCATTCGTAAGACTTCACTTGATGAACTGCCACAGTTCTTCAATGTGCTGAAAGGCGATATGAGTCTGGTCGGTCCACGCCCTCCGCTGCCCGAGGAAGTGGCCAAGTACGACACTCTTTACTCTTCTCGACTTTTGGTGAAACCCGGTATAACCGGCCCATGGCAGGTGTCCGGGAGGAGTGCGCTGAACAAAGAACAATCGGAATTTGCCGATGTCTCTTATATTCAGAACTGGTCGTTCACAGGCGACATCGCTATTTTGCTTAAAACTGTGATGGTAATGATACGTGGCACTGGCATGTGA
- a CDS encoding acyltransferase encodes MSNKPAKKRDFALDIVRVVAIFLVVICHTCFYLERAKQHVFLARDFVFTFACQGVPLFVMLTGYLMLNRKYDSEYLQKFVKRNLIPLFVCFEIWNMIFYILNRIYGAPYSFKKTLKVAFFLGTPGNVLWFLPMIFCLYLGMPLVSRFLDFLISQGNRVYLGILLFCLIVFGTLVPSFQQVLEMLHPLLGINSTVTSEMQMNVFGTGAWGGSVWMLYLIIGYVFNRFSHEIRKIPTPVFVLTFIVPYLLLVAFRYVAWNHRVYSEFTDPYSNCLLVICSASAFVILHRICNAKAVNGKFALFIEQLSKISFGVYVIHPWITYLCQHYVTSMATNTAGQWAAFLISLVISYVGSALIVQLIQYVKPLRKWLFLMK; translated from the coding sequence GTGTCTAATAAACCAGCTAAGAAACGTGATTTCGCGTTGGATATTGTCAGAGTAGTAGCGATATTTCTCGTAGTTATATGTCATACTTGCTTTTATTTGGAGCGAGCTAAGCAACATGTGTTTTTGGCCCGTGATTTCGTTTTTACATTTGCGTGCCAAGGCGTGCCACTATTTGTCATGCTGACTGGTTATTTGATGTTGAACCGGAAATATGATTCTGAATATCTTCAAAAATTCGTTAAAAGGAATCTTATTCCACTTTTCGTCTGTTTTGAAATCTGGAATATGATATTTTATATTCTCAATCGTATATATGGAGCACCTTATTCGTTTAAAAAAACGCTTAAGGTTGCATTCTTCCTCGGGACTCCGGGTAACGTTCTCTGGTTCCTTCCTATGATATTTTGTCTTTATCTTGGAATGCCACTGGTCTCACGCTTCTTGGATTTTTTAATTTCTCAAGGCAATCGTGTTTACCTTGGCATTCTTCTTTTCTGCCTGATTGTTTTTGGAACCCTTGTGCCAAGCTTCCAGCAAGTGTTGGAAATGTTGCATCCATTGTTAGGAATTAATTCAACAGTGACGAGTGAAATGCAAATGAATGTTTTTGGTACTGGAGCTTGGGGCGGTTCAGTATGGATGCTCTATCTCATCATTGGGTATGTTTTTAATCGTTTTAGCCATGAAATTAGAAAGATTCCCACCCCTGTCTTCGTTTTGACATTTATCGTCCCTTACCTACTCCTTGTAGCTTTTAGATATGTAGCTTGGAATCACCGTGTTTATTCAGAGTTCACGGATCCATATTCCAATTGCTTGTTGGTCATTTGCTCTGCTTCCGCTTTTGTGATTTTGCACAGGATTTGCAATGCTAAAGCGGTAAATGGGAAATTTGCTTTGTTTATCGAGCAACTCTCCAAGATTTCTTTTGGTGTTTATGTGATTCATCCGTGGATTACTTATTTGTGCCAACATTATGTTACGTCGATGGCAACCAATACGGCGGGTCAGTGGGCTGCATTCCTGATTTCGCTTGTTATTAGCTATGTTGGATCCGCTTTGATTGTGCAACTTATTCAGTATGTGAAACCTTTGCGGAAATGGCTTTTTCTTATGAAATAG
- the rplA gene encoding 50S ribosomal protein L1, which produces MANKHSKKYRESAEKVDGSNLYTASEAIALLKSMPERGFDETIEATYRLGVDPRKADQLVRGVVNLPNGTGKTATVLVFARGPKATEAAEAGADLVGDDDMVAKVQGGFLDFDAVVATPDMMGKVGRLGRVLGPRGLMPNPKTGTVTMDVAKAVKDIKGGKIEFRVDKNGNLSFIIGKKSFDQKALEENFQAVAAEIKRLRPSTVKGRYISKATLTSTMGPGVPLDLAPLS; this is translated from the coding sequence ATGGCTAATAAGCATTCCAAGAAATATCGTGAATCGGCCGAGAAGGTCGACGGCAGCAATCTGTACACCGCTTCCGAAGCTATCGCTCTGCTGAAGAGCATGCCCGAGCGCGGTTTCGATGAGACCATCGAAGCCACCTATCGCCTGGGTGTCGACCCGCGCAAGGCGGACCAGCTGGTCCGCGGCGTGGTCAACCTGCCCAACGGCACCGGTAAGACCGCAACGGTTCTCGTGTTCGCACGTGGCCCGAAGGCTACCGAGGCTGCTGAAGCCGGCGCCGACCTGGTCGGTGACGACGATATGGTCGCCAAGGTTCAGGGCGGCTTCCTCGACTTCGATGCCGTGGTTGCTACTCCCGACATGATGGGCAAGGTCGGCCGTTTGGGCCGCGTGCTCGGCCCCCGTGGCCTCATGCCGAACCCGAAGACCGGCACCGTGACCATGGACGTGGCCAAGGCTGTCAAGGATATCAAGGGTGGCAAGATCGAGTTCCGCGTCGACAAGAACGGCAACCTGTCGTTCATCATCGGCAAGAAGTCCTTCGATCAGAAGGCTTTGGAAGAGAACTTCCAGGCCGTTGCCGCAGAGATCAAGCGTCTGCGTCCTTCCACTGTGAAGGGCCGCTACATCTCCAAGGCGACGCTCACTTCGACGATGGGCCCTGGCGTTCCGCTGGACCTCGCACCGCTTTCCTGA
- the proB gene encoding glutamate 5-kinase, with protein sequence MGKASESQVRQAVADARTVVVKVGSSSLTKPSGHLDTDKVGALVEVLAQRAKSGTRMVLVSSGAIAAGFGPLGFDARPADVSTQQAAASVGQGVLMQHYETGFARYGVRVGQILLTADDTMHASRYRNAQRTLRRLLDLNVVPIVNENDALATNEIRFGDNDHLSTLVANLVRADALVLLTDVDGLYTAPPSKPNAKRVGFVPDVDEILNEVSVGGSSSGVGSGGMVTKLEAARIAVNSGIPVVLTSADNIEAALSGKPTGTAFAPTSHRDSSRRLWIGFAANPRGSLVGDKGAIKAVLGGKASLLAAGVLEVHGDFSAGDPVWIDDEDGNHIAKGLSSFDSDEIPHTLGRDTSQLKRLLGEEYAHPLVHRDNLVLL encoded by the coding sequence ATGGGCAAGGCAAGTGAGTCGCAGGTTCGTCAAGCGGTGGCGGACGCGCGGACCGTCGTGGTTAAAGTCGGCTCAAGCTCGCTGACCAAGCCTTCAGGCCATTTGGATACCGATAAAGTGGGCGCGTTGGTTGAAGTCTTGGCGCAGCGTGCCAAGAGTGGTACCCGCATGGTGTTGGTCTCGTCCGGTGCCATCGCCGCCGGCTTTGGCCCACTTGGTTTCGATGCGAGACCGGCCGACGTCTCGACCCAGCAGGCTGCAGCTTCGGTTGGTCAAGGTGTTCTGATGCAGCATTATGAGACCGGTTTCGCTCGTTATGGCGTACGTGTCGGCCAGATTTTGCTCACTGCCGATGATACGATGCATGCCTCGCGTTACCGCAACGCCCAGCGCACGTTGCGCAGACTGCTCGACCTCAACGTGGTGCCGATCGTCAATGAAAATGACGCGCTGGCGACCAATGAAATCCGTTTCGGTGACAACGACCATCTTTCCACACTGGTTGCGAATCTGGTACGCGCGGATGCGTTGGTTCTCTTAACCGATGTCGACGGTCTTTATACCGCACCGCCCTCCAAACCAAACGCCAAACGGGTTGGTTTTGTGCCGGACGTAGACGAGATTCTGAACGAGGTTTCAGTAGGCGGCAGCTCGTCCGGCGTCGGCAGCGGTGGTATGGTCACTAAGCTGGAAGCTGCACGTATAGCAGTCAATTCCGGTATCCCCGTCGTGCTCACCAGCGCCGACAACATCGAAGCTGCCTTGAGCGGCAAGCCTACAGGAACGGCTTTCGCGCCGACATCCCACCGTGATTCCTCGCGTCGTCTGTGGATTGGTTTCGCGGCGAATCCGCGCGGTTCGCTGGTCGGCGACAAAGGTGCTATCAAGGCGGTGCTCGGCGGAAAGGCGAGCTTACTTGCGGCCGGAGTACTGGAAGTCCACGGTGATTTTTCCGCTGGTGACCCCGTCTGGATTGACGACGAGGACGGTAACCACATCGCCAAAGGCCTCTCGAGTTTCGATTCCGATGAAATTCCGCACACCTTAGGCCGCGACACCTCCCAACTCAAGCGTTTGCTCGGCGAGGAATACGCCCATCCATTGGTCCATCGCGATAATTTGGTCTTGCTGTAA
- a CDS encoding MDR family MFS transporter — MSDSAQTPAKSPSKRPLSQALTKEESYIDGHLSHAAFVSIAILTFITFIGNFTQLQLSAALPTIVHEFGINVTTGQWLTSVIQLVQGVMVPLTAYLTRRFSTRQIVITSMTIFTLGSVLAWFGPSFILVLAGRTLEAIGSGVMWPVLQIIVFSVYPMSKRGMAMGTVGVAMSVAPAIGPTFGGWQTDANGWRSIFVSLTVVGAIALVLAIFFLHNFGERDSEVKADFFSVCLSVIGFGGLLFGFTNIEAYAFTAPVVWLPMAVGLVGIVWFVVRQLKGANRYKAQLKKLIADLEESKHLEEMANQPKSMSELRAAIKRLQADPDSAAKVEEHFKTPKVREQIEKIRKLQPPLLDLTVLKNKNFRVGTITAAMSFFAFSSITVIIPLFIQNDRGYSATISGLVMLPGALGQCISQFGGGRLLDRFGARPVALLGSFTLMTGTIMMSFIGMGVPIWWVSICQFIRQIGMGFVLMPITTWSLNCLTPGSVSAGSAVTNTVRQISGAIGAPVLVILMEEFTKVFKPLMGSRHNAAILANVWGIRMSLIISSVIAFGMVMLVLFGVRGQGAGSARDLANRTLRHVRVPRIHLHKQAE, encoded by the coding sequence GTGTCTGATTCCGCGCAAACACCAGCAAAATCTCCCTCCAAACGACCTTTGTCGCAAGCTCTTACCAAAGAGGAATCGTACATCGACGGACACTTGAGCCACGCAGCTTTCGTTTCCATCGCCATCCTGACTTTTATTACCTTCATCGGCAACTTCACCCAGTTGCAGCTGAGTGCCGCGCTGCCGACCATCGTCCACGAATTCGGCATCAACGTGACCACCGGCCAGTGGCTCACCTCCGTCATTCAGCTCGTGCAGGGCGTCATGGTGCCGCTCACCGCCTACCTCACCCGCCGCTTCTCGACCCGCCAGATCGTCATCACTTCCATGACGATCTTCACGCTGGGTTCGGTGCTTGCCTGGTTCGGGCCGAGCTTCATCCTCGTGCTCGCCGGGCGTACGCTCGAAGCCATCGGCTCTGGCGTGATGTGGCCGGTGCTGCAGATCATCGTCTTCTCGGTCTACCCGATGTCCAAGCGCGGCATGGCCATGGGCACCGTGGGCGTGGCCATGAGCGTCGCTCCCGCCATAGGCCCGACCTTCGGCGGCTGGCAGACCGATGCCAACGGCTGGCGTTCCATCTTCGTCTCGCTGACCGTCGTCGGTGCGATCGCGCTGGTACTGGCCATCTTCTTCCTCCACAACTTCGGCGAGCGCGACAGCGAGGTCAAGGCCGACTTCTTCTCCGTATGCCTTTCGGTTATCGGTTTCGGCGGTCTACTTTTCGGCTTCACCAACATCGAGGCTTACGCGTTCACCGCCCCGGTGGTCTGGCTACCCATGGCCGTCGGCCTGGTCGGCATCGTGTGGTTCGTCGTCCGCCAGCTCAAGGGTGCCAATCGTTACAAGGCCCAGCTCAAGAAGCTCATCGCAGACCTGGAGGAAAGCAAGCACCTCGAGGAAATGGCCAATCAGCCGAAGAGTATGAGCGAGCTTCGTGCCGCCATCAAGCGCCTGCAGGCTGATCCGGATTCTGCGGCCAAAGTCGAGGAACATTTCAAGACGCCCAAGGTGCGCGAGCAGATCGAGAAAATTCGCAAGCTGCAGCCGCCGCTGCTCGACCTGACGGTTTTGAAAAACAAGAACTTCCGTGTCGGCACCATCACCGCTGCCATGAGCTTCTTCGCTTTCAGTTCCATCACCGTCATCATCCCGCTTTTCATACAGAACGACCGCGGCTATTCCGCCACGATTTCCGGCCTGGTGATGCTGCCCGGCGCACTCGGGCAGTGCATCTCACAGTTCGGCGGCGGGCGTCTGCTCGATCGATTCGGTGCACGTCCGGTGGCCCTACTGGGTTCCTTTACGTTGATGACCGGCACCATCATGATGAGTTTCATCGGTATGGGCGTGCCGATCTGGTGGGTCTCGATCTGCCAGTTCATTCGTCAGATCGGCATGGGCTTCGTGCTGATGCCGATTACGACGTGGTCGCTCAACTGCCTTACTCCCGGAAGCGTTTCCGCGGGTTCCGCCGTCACCAACACGGTCCGCCAGATTTCGGGAGCCATCGGTGCGCCGGTTCTGGTCATCTTGATGGAAGAGTTCACCAAGGTGTTCAAGCCTTTGATGGGTTCCCGTCATAATGCTGCCATACTCGCCAATGTCTGGGGTATTAGGATGTCGCTGATCATCAGCTCGGTCATCGCTTTCGGCATGGTGATGCTCGTGCTCTTCGGCGTGCGCGGCCAAGGCGCCGGTTCCGCCCGCGACCTCGCCAACCGCACGCTGCGTCACGTCCGTGTCCCGCGCATCCATCTGCATAAGCAAGCAGAGTAA
- the nusG gene encoding transcription termination/antitermination protein NusG produces MDNEVNLEGLDALPDLPDGDQTAAEASSVDSAAQDAVAGIENAGETDNTSDDSADSAAVESSETTEGGDDSAADTADNAAEATTDATANAEGEDADDAGAKAVKEFSKSLRGLDGKWYVLHTYSGYEKRVKANVESRIQSYGLEDQIFQIEVPMEEVEKHTDKGKKVVTRVRVPGYVLIRMWPDENARRIVRETEGVTGFVGPTKEPAPLSRKDVVKMMAPMIASQALKEAGDKPAAAKKRTVEVSYKVGDQVTVIDGPFATMAGAVSDVEPTTQKLTVLVSIFGRDTPVELGFSQVEKIV; encoded by the coding sequence ATGGATAATGAAGTAAATCTCGAAGGCTTGGACGCATTGCCCGATTTGCCGGATGGCGATCAGACTGCGGCTGAGGCTTCCAGCGTCGATAGCGCTGCGCAAGATGCCGTTGCAGGTATCGAGAATGCAGGCGAAACCGATAACACTTCCGACGATTCTGCGGATAGTGCTGCCGTCGAGAGTTCTGAGACAACTGAAGGTGGAGACGATAGCGCTGCCGACACGGCCGATAACGCTGCCGAAGCGACTACTGATGCCACGGCGAACGCCGAGGGTGAAGATGCTGACGATGCCGGCGCGAAGGCCGTCAAGGAATTCTCCAAGAGCCTGCGTGGCTTGGATGGCAAGTGGTATGTGCTCCACACGTATTCCGGCTATGAGAAGCGTGTGAAGGCCAACGTCGAATCCCGTATCCAGAGCTATGGCCTCGAAGACCAGATCTTCCAGATTGAAGTGCCGATGGAAGAAGTCGAGAAGCATACCGACAAGGGCAAGAAGGTCGTTACCCGCGTGCGTGTGCCCGGTTACGTGCTCATTCGTATGTGGCCTGATGAGAACGCCCGTCGTATCGTTCGCGAGACGGAAGGCGTCACCGGTTTCGTCGGCCCCACCAAGGAGCCCGCACCGTTGAGCCGCAAGGACGTCGTCAAGATGATGGCTCCGATGATCGCTTCCCAGGCGTTGAAGGAAGCGGGCGACAAGCCTGCCGCCGCCAAGAAGCGTACCGTCGAGGTTTCCTACAAGGTCGGCGATCAGGTCACCGTCATCGACGGACCATTCGCCACGATGGCTGGCGCGGTTTCCGACGTCGAGCCCACCACGCAGAAGCTCACCGTTCTGGTTTCCATCTTCGGCCGCGATACGCCGGTCGAGCTCGGTTTCAGCCAGGTCGAAAAGATCGTCTGA
- the secE gene encoding preprotein translocase subunit SecE, whose product MAKAHESEESVKPNIFMRIGLFIKQVIDELRKVVTPTAKELAGWSIAVFIFVVLLMALVTGMDFGLGRLTLWIFG is encoded by the coding sequence ATGGCGAAGGCACACGAGTCTGAAGAGAGCGTCAAGCCGAACATTTTCATGCGTATCGGCTTGTTCATCAAGCAGGTTATCGACGAGTTGCGTAAGGTTGTCACCCCGACCGCTAAGGAGCTGGCCGGTTGGTCGATTGCCGTGTTCATTTTCGTAGTTCTTCTGATGGCCCTCGTTACGGGTATGGATTTTGGTCTTGGCAGACTGACCCTGTGGATCTTCGGCTGA
- the rplK gene encoding 50S ribosomal protein L11: protein MAKKKVTALIKLQIEAGKANPAPPLGPALGSHGVNIMDFCKSYNEATKDKMGQVVPVEITVYEDRSFDYILKTPPAAALLLKAAGIKKGTDNPLTHKVGSVTSAQVREIAETKMADLSARDVEAGMKIIAGTARSMGITVEG from the coding sequence ATGGCTAAGAAAAAGGTCACTGCGCTGATCAAGCTGCAGATCGAGGCCGGCAAGGCCAATCCTGCCCCGCCGCTCGGTCCTGCCCTCGGTTCGCATGGTGTCAACATCATGGACTTCTGCAAGTCCTACAACGAAGCGACGAAAGACAAGATGGGACAGGTTGTTCCTGTCGAAATCACCGTCTATGAGGATCGCTCGTTCGATTACATCCTTAAGACCCCGCCGGCCGCAGCGCTTCTGCTCAAGGCCGCAGGTATCAAGAAGGGCACCGACAACCCGCTGACCCACAAGGTCGGTTCCGTCACTTCGGCACAGGTCCGTGAGATCGCCGAAACCAAGATGGCCGATCTGTCCGCTCGTGACGTCGAGGCCGGAATGAAGATCATCGCGGGCACCGCCCGTTCGATGGGCATCACGGTCGAAGGCTGA
- a CDS encoding pyridoxal phosphate-dependent aminotransferase — MAEWQTLSDRINCVAPSATLAVDSKAKAMKASGIDVIGFGAGEPNFPTPDYIVDAAAAACRDPKNHRYTPTPGLPQLRKAVAEKTLRDSGYEISPDQVVVTNGGKQAVYEALQILINPGDEVIIPAPYWTTYPEAVKLAGGKPVTVFSGPENGFEPTIEALEAARTPHTKAIFVNTPSNPTGAVWSEQTVRAVGEWAVEHHVWVLSDEIYEHLTYDGEKTAYIGAVVPEVRDQLIVMNGVAKTYAMTGWRVGWLIGSVPVAKAAAKLQGHMTSNVADVCQQAAFTAVSGSLDAVAMMRKAFDKRRKAIVEGLNAVDGVTCRTPKGAFYALPDVTALLNRPLGKNGSVAKTSSELAELLLEEAHVAAVPGEGFGAPGFLRFSYALADDDLAEGMRRFKEWVG; from the coding sequence ATGGCAGAGTGGCAGACGTTGAGTGACCGTATCAATTGTGTGGCACCGAGTGCCACGCTGGCTGTGGATTCAAAGGCAAAAGCGATGAAAGCCAGTGGCATCGACGTCATCGGTTTCGGTGCCGGCGAACCTAATTTCCCGACCCCTGATTACATCGTTGATGCGGCTGCCGCAGCTTGCCGAGACCCGAAAAACCATCGTTACACCCCGACCCCAGGCCTGCCGCAACTGCGTAAGGCTGTCGCCGAAAAGACGCTGCGCGACTCCGGTTACGAGATTTCACCCGATCAGGTCGTGGTGACCAATGGTGGCAAACAGGCGGTCTATGAGGCCCTGCAGATTCTGATCAATCCCGGCGACGAGGTCATCATTCCCGCTCCCTATTGGACGACCTATCCCGAGGCTGTGAAGCTGGCCGGCGGCAAGCCCGTCACGGTTTTCAGTGGTCCGGAAAACGGTTTCGAGCCCACCATAGAAGCGCTTGAAGCGGCACGTACACCGCACACCAAGGCCATTTTTGTCAACACGCCTTCCAATCCGACGGGAGCGGTTTGGAGCGAGCAGACCGTGCGTGCGGTAGGCGAGTGGGCCGTCGAACACCATGTGTGGGTCCTGAGCGACGAGATCTACGAACACCTGACCTACGACGGCGAGAAGACCGCGTATATCGGCGCGGTGGTGCCGGAAGTCCGTGATCAACTTATCGTCATGAACGGCGTGGCCAAAACATATGCGATGACCGGCTGGCGTGTCGGTTGGCTGATCGGCTCCGTTCCGGTGGCCAAAGCCGCGGCTAAGCTGCAGGGCCATATGACTTCGAACGTCGCCGACGTTTGCCAGCAGGCAGCTTTTACGGCTGTCTCCGGCTCTCTCGATGCGGTCGCGATGATGCGCAAGGCGTTTGACAAACGTCGCAAGGCCATCGTCGAAGGCCTCAATGCCGTCGATGGTGTCACTTGCCGCACTCCCAAAGGTGCGTTTTATGCTCTTCCCGATGTCACCGCTCTGCTGAACCGACCGCTCGGCAAGAACGGATCCGTCGCCAAAACGTCCTCCGAACTGGCCGAGCTGCTGCTTGAGGAAGCGCACGTTGCGGCCGTTCCCGGAGAAGGTTTCGGTGCTCCTGGTTTCCTGCGTTTCTCGTATGCGCTTGCCGACGACGATCTGGCCGAAGGCATGCGCCGCTTCAAAGAATGGGTCGGCTGA